A single region of the Candidatus Protochlamydia amoebophila UWE25 genome encodes:
- a CDS encoding phospho-sugar mutase, translated as MELAEKPLFDLVTQKNVNLWLEGQYDVATKAEIKQLLLEDPKHIVDAFFTNLTFGTGGLRGIMGVGTNRMNFYTVRAATQGLANYINKQPNETQKKRAVFIGYDSRHHSREFAEETAKVLAANKIHVYLFKDIRPTPLVSFACRYKKCIAAVMITASHNPPEYNGYKVYWSDGGQLVPPHDDGVIAEASKIVDPNQVKVCHSLDDLLIEEIDNEIDEAYLKAIRPLQHYPEINRKQGSQLKIAYTSLHGTGITMAPLALKEWGFTNYVFVEPQVIPDGTFPTVRFPNPEEPAALKLGIELMLQSKCDLLIANDPDADRMGIAVLHNGEAVLLNGNQICALLLEHVCEALAKQKKLPEKAAFIKTIGTTELFQAICDAYERPCFNVLTGFKYIAEKIHEWELFKGRHQFIFGGEESYGYLLGTHARDKDAIVCSALISELALKAKLEGKTLLDKLHDLYHKYGIYQEKLLSINFGETKEGKEQMSLGMQKLRSTHLKNICGIPVMVIEDYLLSTKIHLETNQTDPITLPISDVLLYWLKDGTKVMVRPSGTEPKVKIYCGLVEKQFTTIEQGLEISKTRCDQLLNFMKTHLMS; from the coding sequence ATGGAACTCGCTGAAAAACCCCTTTTTGATTTAGTCACGCAGAAAAATGTTAATCTATGGCTAGAAGGTCAATACGATGTAGCTACAAAAGCAGAAATTAAGCAACTCCTTTTAGAAGACCCTAAACATATTGTTGATGCATTTTTTACGAATCTGACTTTTGGAACGGGAGGACTTAGAGGAATCATGGGAGTTGGAACTAATCGGATGAACTTTTACACTGTCCGAGCCGCTACACAGGGATTAGCCAATTACATCAATAAGCAACCCAATGAAACTCAAAAAAAACGAGCAGTATTTATTGGTTACGACTCTCGTCATCACTCCAGGGAATTTGCTGAAGAAACTGCCAAAGTATTAGCAGCTAATAAAATTCACGTTTATCTGTTTAAAGATATTCGCCCCACTCCCCTTGTTTCTTTTGCTTGCCGTTATAAAAAATGTATAGCAGCTGTCATGATTACAGCTTCTCACAACCCCCCTGAATATAACGGTTATAAAGTTTATTGGTCTGATGGAGGACAATTAGTGCCCCCTCATGATGATGGAGTCATTGCAGAAGCTTCAAAAATTGTCGATCCCAATCAGGTAAAAGTTTGTCATTCCCTTGACGACTTATTAATCGAAGAAATTGACAATGAAATTGATGAAGCCTATTTGAAGGCAATTCGTCCTCTTCAGCATTACCCTGAAATAAATCGAAAGCAAGGCAGCCAATTAAAAATTGCCTATACTAGTTTACACGGAACGGGAATTACGATGGCTCCCCTAGCCTTAAAGGAATGGGGATTTACCAATTATGTTTTTGTTGAACCTCAAGTCATTCCCGATGGTACCTTCCCAACTGTTCGATTTCCCAATCCAGAAGAACCAGCTGCCTTAAAACTCGGTATCGAATTAATGCTACAATCAAAATGTGATCTTTTAATCGCTAATGATCCAGATGCCGACAGAATGGGAATTGCTGTCCTTCACAATGGAGAAGCTGTTTTATTAAATGGAAATCAAATTTGTGCCCTTCTTCTCGAACACGTCTGTGAGGCTTTAGCTAAACAAAAAAAACTTCCTGAAAAAGCTGCTTTTATTAAAACGATTGGAACCACAGAGCTTTTTCAAGCCATTTGTGATGCCTATGAGAGACCCTGCTTTAATGTATTAACAGGCTTTAAGTATATTGCTGAAAAAATTCATGAATGGGAATTATTCAAAGGGAGACACCAATTTATTTTTGGTGGAGAAGAGTCATACGGATATCTATTGGGGACTCACGCACGCGACAAAGATGCTATTGTTTGTAGCGCACTTATCTCTGAATTAGCTTTAAAAGCTAAATTAGAAGGAAAAACTTTGCTAGATAAACTTCATGACCTTTATCACAAATATGGGATTTATCAAGAAAAATTACTTTCAATTAACTTTGGCGAAACTAAAGAAGGAAAAGAGCAAATGTCTTTGGGAATGCAAAAACTTCGCTCTACACATCTGAAAAATATTTGCGGTATCCCTGTCATGGTGATTGAAGATTATTTATTATCCACCAAAATTCATTTAGAAACAAATCAAACAGATCCTATTACTCTACCCATTTCAGACGTTCTTTTATACTGGCTCAAGGATGGCACAAAAGTGATGGTTCGTCCTTCAGGAACTGAACCTAAAGTTAAAATTTATTGTGGACTTGTAGAAAAACAATTTACAACGATTGAACAAGGTCTTGAAATAAGTAAAACAAGATGTGATCAATTATTGAATTTTATGAAAACACATCTCATGTCTTAA
- a CDS encoding IS982-like element ISPasp3 family transposase, which yields MEEQIIALYCLLDDYILSIGYKDWPNTKLSTSEIMLINLVGMRFFYGNMETSRKFLIEHRYIMNKLSKSALNRRIHQIPMKWWEEILEFIQKLKNFGKLPFEYIVDAFPVSVCRNIRIQNCRIYRGEEFRGYNASKREYFYGLKVTVLASQDGCPFRVILCPGREHDAVPFKYMERNLPAGSKIYGDSAYVDYKHQDMLEKIENIKLIVEPKSNSLRSIDLHDFVNLKHIRKFIEGVFGVISRLMPRKIHATTSNGFEIKVLGFLVAAATNFLIN from the coding sequence ATGGAAGAACAAATTATAGCACTTTATTGCCTTTTAGACGACTACATCCTTTCGATTGGATACAAAGATTGGCCAAATACAAAACTGTCTACTTCGGAAATTATGTTGATAAATTTAGTAGGAATGAGATTTTTTTACGGAAATATGGAAACGTCCCGAAAATTTCTTATTGAGCATAGATATATCATGAATAAACTGAGTAAGAGCGCATTAAATAGAAGAATTCATCAAATACCCATGAAATGGTGGGAGGAAATTCTTGAGTTTATTCAAAAATTAAAAAACTTTGGAAAATTACCTTTTGAATATATTGTTGATGCATTTCCTGTTTCTGTTTGTAGAAATATAAGAATTCAAAATTGTAGAATTTATCGAGGAGAGGAATTTAGAGGGTATAATGCTAGTAAGCGAGAATATTTTTATGGATTGAAAGTAACAGTCTTAGCTTCTCAAGATGGGTGCCCTTTTAGAGTTATCCTTTGTCCAGGCAGAGAGCATGATGCTGTTCCTTTTAAATACATGGAACGAAACTTACCCGCAGGCAGTAAGATTTATGGAGATTCTGCCTATGTCGATTATAAGCATCAAGACATGCTTGAAAAGATAGAAAACATCAAGCTCATAGTGGAGCCAAAATCTAATTCTCTTCGTTCAATCGATTTACATGATTTTGTAAATTTGAAGCACATTAGAAAATTTATTGAGGGAGTATTTGGCGTGATATCAAGACTGATGCCTAGAAAAATTCATGCAACGACGTCTAATGGGTTTGAAATTAAAGTTTTAGGATTTCTAGTAGCAGCTGCAACAAATTTTTTAATAAATTAG
- the pseI gene encoding pseudaminic acid synthase — translation MDISIGSKKIGPEHPPFIIAELSGNHNGSLERALKLVEEAARAGAHAVKLQTYTPDTITLNVRRSEFLIEEKSSLWTGRYLYDLYQEAHMPWEWHQPIFEKCKVLGLVAFSTPFDESAVDFLEALDVPCYKIASPEIVDLPLIRKIASLGKPVLLSTGGANLEEITEAVNAARQVGCQDLILLKCTAAYPAKSIDMHLRTIFHMSENFQVLIGLSDHTLGIGASIASLAFGCCLIEKHLTLSRKEGGVDSVFSLEPEELKLLVNESKNAWEALGQIHYGPLAVEQTTHSHRPSLYFVEDLEQGEKIQLHHIRSVRPNKGLPPKEIDKIIGLTINQSIAKGTPVTWDLFNMV, via the coding sequence ATGGATATTTCAATTGGATCTAAAAAAATTGGACCTGAGCATCCTCCGTTTATTATCGCTGAATTATCTGGCAATCATAACGGTTCACTTGAACGGGCCTTAAAACTTGTTGAAGAAGCTGCGCGAGCTGGGGCCCATGCTGTCAAATTACAAACTTACACACCGGATACTATTACCTTAAATGTTCGGCGTTCTGAATTTTTAATCGAAGAAAAATCGAGTTTGTGGACTGGACGGTATCTCTATGATCTTTACCAAGAAGCTCATATGCCTTGGGAATGGCATCAACCTATTTTTGAAAAATGCAAAGTTTTAGGATTGGTTGCTTTTAGTACACCTTTTGATGAAAGTGCAGTAGATTTTTTGGAAGCGTTAGATGTCCCTTGTTATAAAATTGCTTCTCCCGAAATCGTCGATTTACCCTTAATTCGAAAAATTGCTTCACTTGGTAAACCCGTGCTTTTATCAACAGGGGGTGCCAATTTAGAAGAAATCACAGAAGCTGTGAATGCAGCCAGACAAGTTGGTTGCCAAGATTTAATTTTACTCAAATGTACAGCTGCCTATCCTGCGAAATCGATAGATATGCATTTACGTACAATTTTTCACATGAGCGAAAATTTTCAAGTACTGATAGGATTGTCAGATCATACTCTAGGAATAGGTGCTTCTATCGCAAGTTTAGCTTTTGGATGTTGCCTTATAGAAAAACATTTAACCCTTTCTCGAAAAGAAGGGGGAGTTGACAGTGTTTTTTCTTTGGAGCCGGAAGAGTTAAAACTTTTAGTTAACGAATCAAAAAATGCTTGGGAAGCGTTAGGTCAGATTCACTATGGGCCTCTTGCCGTTGAACAAACTACGCATTCTCATCGCCCTTCTCTTTATTTTGTGGAAGACCTTGAGCAAGGAGAAAAAATACAGCTGCACCATATTCGATCAGTTAGGCCCAATAAAGGGTTACCCCCAAAAGAAATTGATAAAATCATAGGATTGACTATTAATCAATCTATTGCAAAGGGAACACCTGTTACTTGGGATTTATTTAATATGGTTTAG
- a CDS encoding DEAD/DEAH box helicase, whose translation MQEQIDVELLPQEPNGFITFNLDPLILKALDKMNFKEPSRIQTEAIPLIQKKQDLIALSQTGSGKTATCAIPICNRVNTELTDIQALIIVPTRELALQYATETQKIGKYKGVKAFAIFGGEDSALQQSKLKHGVQVLVATPGRLIDFIYSRQIDLSHVETLILDEADEMLSMGFYDDLVFIIQCLNHSHQTLLFSATMPAAIQRLAKHHMKDPQEVNLILEQASPHLLEHCFVYCLAHQRDHELIQLIKENNPTQAIIFCQSRFQVEKVCRTLQSHLDGVDFLHAGLNQDIRTIVTNKFRTGKIRLLVATDIVARGLDFSKVSHVFIYQLSHESDVYVHRSGRTGRYGKTGVVISLVTSRELPYLNAILKQIKQEPRWIGCPPPEKQEAAKPRKRRPYPNKKSSKPH comes from the coding sequence ATGCAAGAACAAATAGATGTAGAATTGCTTCCTCAAGAGCCCAATGGATTTATAACTTTTAATTTAGATCCTTTAATTTTAAAAGCACTAGATAAAATGAATTTTAAAGAGCCTTCTCGAATTCAAACAGAGGCTATTCCACTGATTCAAAAAAAACAAGATCTCATCGCTCTTTCACAAACAGGTTCTGGAAAAACAGCCACTTGTGCTATCCCGATTTGTAATCGTGTAAATACGGAACTGACAGATATTCAAGCTCTGATCATTGTCCCAACAAGAGAATTAGCCTTGCAATATGCAACAGAAACACAAAAAATTGGGAAATATAAAGGAGTTAAAGCGTTCGCAATTTTTGGGGGAGAAGATTCAGCTTTGCAGCAATCTAAACTTAAACATGGTGTACAAGTCTTAGTAGCCACTCCTGGACGTTTAATTGACTTTATTTATTCGCGACAAATTGATTTGTCTCATGTGGAAACCTTGATACTAGATGAAGCTGATGAAATGTTAAGCATGGGGTTTTACGATGATCTTGTTTTTATTATTCAATGCTTAAACCACTCTCATCAAACATTATTGTTTTCAGCAACGATGCCAGCTGCGATTCAACGTTTAGCTAAGCATCACATGAAAGATCCTCAAGAGGTGAATTTAATTTTAGAACAAGCAAGCCCTCACCTATTAGAGCATTGTTTTGTTTATTGCTTAGCGCATCAAAGAGACCATGAGCTTATCCAACTCATTAAAGAGAATAATCCCACGCAAGCTATTATTTTCTGTCAGTCGCGGTTTCAAGTAGAAAAAGTGTGTCGTACTTTACAGTCGCATTTAGATGGAGTAGATTTTTTACATGCGGGATTAAATCAAGATATTCGCACTATTGTGACAAATAAGTTTCGGACAGGTAAGATTCGGCTGCTCGTCGCAACGGATATTGTTGCCAGAGGTTTGGATTTTTCTAAAGTGAGCCATGTTTTTATTTACCAACTTTCTCATGAATCTGATGTTTATGTGCATCGATCTGGAAGAACAGGGCGATATGGGAAAACTGGAGTAGTTATTTCTTTGGTGACCTCTAGGGAACTACCATATTTAAATGCTATTCTAAAACAGATTAAACAGGAGCCTCGTTGGATTGGATGCCCACCGCCTGAAAAACAGGAAGCTGCTAAACCTCGAAAAAGACGCCCTTACCCCAATAAAAAAAGTTCTAAGCCTCATTAA
- a CDS encoding SDR family NAD(P)-dependent oxidoreductase codes for MKQRLVLITGATAGIGQALVHLAAQKELKLLITGRNQEELKKLTDTFGSLIVQAVAADLSQEEGVKTIIDLIHKHCPDIIINNAGFGLYGEALSYSTVQQKHIVDVNVNAVLQLSLEGARALISQVKQGVILNVSSAISFQVAPNMAVYAATKAFINQFSQSLDEELKPLGIRVLVACPGMVKTEFSQNAGMTRTRKFTAVMSSKFVARAIWKQIESLTPLTIIDWKYRLLTWLSYLIPKKIVTAIIKNNIAKRIAPRNVIRLPSCKNK; via the coding sequence ATGAAACAACGTTTGGTCCTTATTACGGGCGCAACAGCTGGAATTGGGCAAGCTCTTGTTCATCTAGCGGCTCAAAAAGAACTAAAATTACTCATTACGGGTAGAAATCAAGAAGAATTAAAAAAACTGACGGACACATTTGGTTCTTTGATTGTTCAAGCAGTGGCAGCCGACCTTTCTCAGGAAGAAGGTGTCAAAACAATCATTGACTTAATTCATAAGCATTGTCCCGATATTATTATTAATAATGCGGGTTTTGGTTTATATGGAGAAGCTCTTTCGTATTCTACTGTACAGCAAAAGCATATTGTTGATGTAAATGTCAATGCAGTTTTGCAACTTAGTTTGGAAGGAGCAAGAGCTTTAATTTCTCAGGTTAAGCAAGGCGTTATTTTAAATGTATCCTCGGCTATTTCTTTTCAGGTAGCGCCTAATATGGCTGTTTATGCTGCCACTAAGGCATTTATCAACCAGTTTTCACAAAGTTTAGATGAAGAATTAAAACCGCTTGGAATTCGCGTGTTGGTGGCGTGTCCAGGAATGGTTAAAACAGAATTTAGCCAAAATGCTGGAATGACGCGTACAAGAAAATTTACTGCGGTCATGTCTTCCAAATTTGTAGCTCGTGCAATCTGGAAACAAATTGAAAGCTTAACTCCTTTAACAATTATTGATTGGAAATACCGGTTATTAACCTGGCTTTCTTATTTGATTCCGAAAAAAATCGTTACCGCTATCATTAAAAACAACATTGCGAAGCGTATTGCTCCGCGCAACGTCATTAGATTACCCTCATGCAAGAACAAATAG
- a CDS encoding HD family phosphohydrolase: protein MPDRNSIFENQQELKFSGEQGFFDKSKIIRYLIICLFAFSLFSFLHFREVRVEMLELGSIAPRYIVSQVNFDFLDEEATVILKQDSIRDVGKIYRLSQNDIRRKRIEFENFLLYNQAWHKHTENGQFDELYQATEKIEQALVEMRFTDARTLDRMKSLGILTNQYQIYTPNTLIDQTVLPESIWEKIQAKDLPLSQYEPLVSALTIEFFKHSHWHIEEDIPAQRQLRKKIQSFVPDKYTHVNAGNRIIDQGEKVTSRHIAMLQSMKSALGTRRNLSNPFTMLGSLIFTVLFIGIFLSYFQTNQPRILKSNRKIFLLVTILVLTLILSKFTEFFLLNSKNNLIDTIRYPLFIPLAAILICSLINPAVATFSAGFLSVVSSISLAFDWEGFLLLNLTAGLVAILSVHSLRRRKEIFVVCLNAWICCVIAILASHLYHNSIGHFSMVADILSACFFMLFTAVLGVGLLPLLESGFRIMTDVTLMEYMNPNNDLLRRLTIEAPGTYQHSVVVGNLAEAAALSIGANGLFCRVATLYHDVGKMATSQYFTENQFGEVNIHQLLTPQESAQVIMAHVPEGVSLAREAGLPEPIIDIIKEHHGTTLVYYFYRKQVEKMGGDKNLVDEREFRYAGPTPRSKESGIIMIADSFEAASRSLDKVNEDSLMGLVDRLVREKADDGQFDQCLLTFEELYTVKKALVKTLLAAGHSRIKYPAPEKKLLACREAGA from the coding sequence ATGCCTGATAGAAACAGTATTTTTGAGAATCAGCAAGAATTAAAGTTTTCTGGTGAGCAAGGTTTTTTTGATAAAAGCAAGATCATCCGTTATTTGATTATTTGCCTGTTTGCTTTTAGTTTGTTTTCATTTTTGCATTTCCGAGAAGTTCGAGTAGAAATGCTGGAACTTGGCAGTATTGCTCCTCGTTATATTGTCTCTCAAGTGAATTTCGATTTCCTTGATGAAGAAGCGACTGTCATTTTGAAGCAAGACTCCATCAGAGATGTTGGAAAAATTTATCGACTTTCTCAAAATGATATTCGTCGAAAACGAATCGAATTTGAAAACTTTTTACTATATAACCAAGCTTGGCATAAGCACACAGAAAACGGGCAGTTTGATGAACTTTACCAAGCAACAGAGAAAATAGAGCAAGCTCTTGTTGAAATGCGTTTTACCGATGCGCGGACTTTGGACCGTATGAAATCTTTAGGAATTCTTACCAATCAATATCAGATATATACTCCAAATACTCTTATAGACCAAACTGTCCTTCCTGAATCTATTTGGGAAAAGATTCAAGCCAAAGATTTACCTCTCAGCCAGTATGAACCCCTCGTATCTGCTTTAACAATTGAATTTTTTAAACATAGTCATTGGCACATCGAAGAAGATATTCCAGCTCAAAGACAATTGAGAAAAAAAATTCAGAGTTTTGTCCCTGATAAATATACGCATGTAAATGCGGGAAATCGGATCATTGATCAAGGTGAAAAAGTCACATCCAGACATATTGCCATGCTTCAATCGATGAAAAGTGCGTTGGGAACTCGCCGTAATCTTTCTAATCCTTTTACGATGTTGGGCTCTTTAATTTTTACAGTCTTATTTATAGGAATTTTCCTATCTTATTTTCAAACGAACCAGCCTCGTATTTTAAAATCCAATCGAAAAATATTTCTGTTAGTGACGATTTTAGTTTTAACACTCATTTTATCAAAATTTACCGAGTTTTTTCTTTTAAATTCCAAAAATAACTTAATTGATACAATTCGTTACCCACTTTTTATTCCGTTGGCAGCGATCTTGATCTGTAGTTTAATTAATCCAGCGGTTGCTACATTTTCAGCAGGATTTCTTTCTGTGGTGTCTTCAATTTCCTTGGCATTTGACTGGGAAGGGTTTCTTCTTTTAAATTTAACGGCCGGTTTAGTTGCTATTTTGAGTGTCCATTCACTTAGACGAAGAAAGGAAATTTTTGTTGTTTGTTTAAATGCTTGGATCTGTTGCGTAATTGCCATTTTAGCCTCGCATTTGTATCACAACAGCATTGGCCATTTTTCTATGGTAGCAGATATTCTGAGTGCTTGTTTCTTTATGCTCTTCACGGCTGTTTTAGGCGTGGGATTACTTCCTTTACTGGAATCTGGATTCAGGATTATGACCGATGTGACATTGATGGAATATATGAATCCCAATAATGATTTATTGAGAAGGTTGACAATCGAAGCTCCAGGAACCTATCAGCATTCGGTTGTTGTGGGAAATTTAGCAGAGGCAGCGGCTCTTTCTATAGGGGCAAATGGGCTATTTTGCCGTGTGGCAACTCTCTATCATGATGTGGGTAAAATGGCGACTTCTCAATATTTTACAGAAAACCAATTTGGTGAAGTAAATATTCATCAACTTCTTACACCCCAAGAATCTGCTCAAGTCATTATGGCGCATGTCCCAGAAGGAGTTTCATTAGCAAGAGAAGCGGGACTTCCAGAGCCGATTATTGATATTATCAAAGAACACCATGGAACAACGCTTGTTTATTATTTTTATCGCAAGCAAGTTGAAAAAATGGGTGGAGATAAGAATTTAGTGGATGAGAGAGAATTTCGCTATGCAGGCCCTACACCTAGAAGTAAAGAATCAGGAATTATTATGATTGCTGACTCTTTTGAAGCGGCTTCTCGTTCACTTGATAAAGTAAATGAAGACTCTTTGATGGGATTAGTTGATCGTTTAGTTCGAGAAAAAGCTGATGATGGACAATTTGATCAATGTTTGTTGACATTTGAAGAACTCTATACAGTGAAAAAAGCTTTAGTGAAAACTTTATTAGCAGCAGGTCATTCACGCATTAAATACCCTGCGCCAGAAAAAAAACTTTTAGCGTGTCGAGAAGCGGGAGCTTGA
- a CDS encoding phosphatase PAP2 family protein, with amino-acid sequence MPNSFSKTTTIFFPLLAVLLFTLWSTPIDLAVSQYFYRQGEFDSSPITLWIYHYAIFPAWIVVGLAICGSVASIFLPRLKFFRPAFLYLILVLAIGSGIFVHAIFKDHWGRPRPKQIIEFGGAQPFLPYYKPRFNHSFEPSKSFPCGHCSVGFYFFSFLWLGKHYRSYFLYILGLFLTISLGGALSYARLVQGGHFFSDVVFSALIMWLTSIGCYQIIFKSGYSP; translated from the coding sequence ATGCCAAATTCCTTTTCGAAAACAACGACTATTTTCTTTCCTCTTTTAGCGGTTCTTTTATTTACCCTCTGGTCTACTCCAATCGATTTAGCGGTCTCTCAATATTTTTATCGCCAAGGTGAATTTGATTCCTCTCCTATCACTCTTTGGATTTATCATTATGCAATTTTTCCTGCTTGGATTGTTGTAGGATTAGCAATTTGTGGAAGCGTAGCCTCAATTTTCTTGCCTCGATTGAAATTCTTTCGGCCCGCTTTCCTTTATTTGATTCTTGTACTGGCAATCGGATCGGGAATTTTCGTGCATGCCATTTTTAAAGACCATTGGGGAAGACCACGACCCAAACAAATCATTGAATTCGGGGGTGCTCAACCATTTTTACCTTATTATAAGCCTCGCTTCAATCATTCATTTGAACCTTCTAAATCCTTTCCTTGCGGACACTGCTCTGTCGGATTTTATTTTTTTAGTTTTTTATGGCTAGGTAAGCATTATCGAAGCTATTTTCTTTACATTCTTGGTTTATTTTTAACAATAAGCTTGGGAGGTGCTCTCAGTTATGCTCGTTTAGTACAAGGAGGACACTTTTTTTCTGATGTGGTTTTTTCTGCATTAATTATGTGGTTGACATCGATTGGATGTTATCAAATAATCTTTAAAAGCGGCTATTCACCATGA
- the lexA gene encoding transcriptional repressor LexA, giving the protein MKGLTPKQQAILQFIQQFIETHQYSPSYREIMKHFSLASPASVHKHIQSLQRKGVLAAEKKCSRSLIPTHPPASLTFSAEVLLPLIGNIMAGYPIEMFMRPQTIAVPSTFVHHLNNTYILRVQGNSLSEELIQDGDLLVVEARSIVQPGEIIIGAINHHNTVVKRYYPEGQYIRLESIHINHSSLTLRHDHLAIQGVLTNLIRFYC; this is encoded by the coding sequence ATGAAAGGATTGACACCCAAACAACAAGCTATTTTGCAATTTATTCAACAATTTATCGAGACTCATCAATATTCACCGAGTTACAGAGAGATTATGAAACACTTTTCTCTTGCTTCCCCAGCTTCCGTTCATAAACACATTCAATCTTTGCAACGCAAAGGGGTGCTAGCAGCCGAAAAAAAATGCAGTCGTTCTCTCATCCCTACTCATCCTCCCGCTTCACTAACTTTTTCAGCTGAAGTGTTACTCCCTCTTATTGGCAATATCATGGCTGGCTATCCCATTGAGATGTTTATGCGACCCCAAACCATTGCTGTTCCATCCACTTTTGTACATCATTTAAATAATACTTATATCTTACGCGTTCAGGGTAATAGCCTGTCAGAAGAGCTCATTCAAGACGGAGACCTTTTGGTTGTTGAAGCAAGATCTATTGTTCAGCCAGGAGAAATTATCATCGGCGCAATTAATCATCATAACACCGTTGTTAAACGTTATTATCCTGAAGGGCAATACATTCGTTTAGAAAGCATTCATATCAATCATTCCTCTTTAACACTCCGTCACGATCACCTAGCTATACAAGGGGTATTAACAAATCTCATACGTTTTTATTGTTAA
- a CDS encoding CDP-alcohol phosphatidyltransferase family protein, with protein sequence MHSLQRKKIYFLPNVITAFGLSCGLFVIFKMNMTGVGEVTPQILTAVTAILLLAAFADLMDGAVARVIKAESDFGVVFDTLADAISFGVAPSVIILKSLSVDPSTKLSFLVTMSAIVFSLCGVLRLVRFNVAALATKNNVELAVAHKKHFTGLPIPAAAAAAVSLNFFLFNPNFEWVKQFPTHSQTWILSVMLMLLGYCMVSRWKFPSVKSLEIKVSSFRLVFFTVLAAVLVFYGILHHFALACTVLSWGYILLALTLAMFRVVAGRRSKTLEEFEPEPEELDEVEE encoded by the coding sequence ATGCATTCTCTTCAACGGAAGAAAATTTATTTTTTACCTAATGTCATTACCGCTTTTGGTCTTTCTTGTGGACTTTTTGTCATCTTTAAAATGAATATGACGGGGGTAGGAGAAGTGACCCCACAAATTTTAACCGCTGTGACAGCTATATTGCTTTTAGCTGCGTTTGCCGATTTGATGGATGGAGCAGTCGCTCGCGTTATCAAAGCGGAAAGTGATTTTGGGGTAGTATTTGACACATTGGCTGATGCCATTTCTTTTGGGGTGGCCCCTTCTGTAATTATTTTAAAAAGCCTTTCTGTTGATCCCAGTACAAAATTATCTTTTTTAGTTACCATGTCTGCAATTGTCTTTTCACTTTGTGGAGTTCTTCGTCTAGTTAGGTTTAATGTAGCAGCATTAGCTACAAAAAATAATGTTGAATTGGCTGTTGCGCATAAGAAGCATTTTACAGGACTTCCAATTCCTGCGGCAGCGGCAGCGGCAGTTTCTCTTAATTTTTTCTTGTTTAATCCCAATTTTGAGTGGGTAAAACAATTTCCTACCCACAGCCAAACCTGGATTTTATCTGTGATGTTGATGCTATTAGGATATTGCATGGTAAGTCGCTGGAAATTCCCTAGTGTCAAAAGTTTAGAAATAAAAGTTTCTTCTTTTCGTCTTGTTTTTTTCACAGTACTTGCAGCTGTTTTGGTCTTCTATGGTATTCTTCATCATTTTGCCTTAGCATGTACGGTTCTTTCCTGGGGATATATTTTATTGGCTTTGACCTTAGCAATGTTTCGTGTTGTAGCAGGAAGACGGTCCAAAACTTTAGAGGAATTTGAGCCGGAACCAGAGGAATTGGATGAGGTTGAAGAGTGA